The following are from one region of the Mangifera indica cultivar Alphonso chromosome 14, CATAS_Mindica_2.1, whole genome shotgun sequence genome:
- the LOC123196625 gene encoding carbon catabolite repressor protein 4 homolog 4 isoform X1, protein MLKTFPLLPRLSVTSFTRVCCSRMSTKPALASPKFISVEGGDIHSRSKSDGVNFSLVSYNILAQVYVKSSLFPHSPSACLKWKNRSKAILTVLKNFDADFLCIQELDESDFYKANLKTDGYSSIYIQRSGQKRDGCGIFYKDNRAELLVEERIEYNDLAKSLQNENISYGNKQNDIPTIEDEDDDPKNGSSSKNNTSEDHGDLNDPYVRLKRDCVGIMAAFRLKGPFDHVVILANTHLYWDPELADVKLAQAKYLLSRLAQFKTLVSDRHECAPSVFLAGDFNSVPNDKVYKYLTSGYSSSETLAEHTEELPIPLCSVYAVTRGEPAFTNCTPDFTDTLDYIFFSPADCLKPISTLELPNSDSPEVAGCLPNYYHPSDHLPIGAEFEITR, encoded by the exons ATGCTAAAGACTTTTCCATTGCTTCCGCGGCTATCTGTTACCTCCTTCACGAG AGTTTGTTGCAGCAGAATGAGCACAAAGCCAGCGTTAGCAAGTCCAAAATTCATTTCTGTTGAAGGGGGTGATATCCATTCGAGGAGTAAAAGTGATG GTGTCAATTTCAGTCTTGTCTCCTATAACATATTAGCACAG GTTTATGTGAAGAGTTCTCTCTTTCCACACTCTCCATCTGCTTGCCTCAA GTGGAAGAACCGGTCAAAGGCAATTTTAACTGTTCTGAAGAACTTTGATGCTGACTTCCTATGCATACAG GAATTAGACGAGAGTGACTTTTACAAAGCAAATTTGAAGACTGATGGTTATTCTAGTATATATATTCAGAGAAGTGGGCAGAAGCGTGATGGGTGTGGAATTTTTTATAAGGACAATCG TGCAGAGTTGCTTGTTGAGGAAAGAATAGAGTATAATGATCTTGCAAAGTCActacaaaatgaaaatatttcatatGGTAACAAACAGAATGATATCCCAACCATagaggatgaagatgatgatccAAAGAATG GgtcatcatcaaaaaataatacttcAGAGGATCATGGAGATCTTAATGACCCTTATGTAAGGTTAAAACGTGACTGTGTAGGAATTATGGCTGCATTTAGACTTAAAGGACCATTTGATCATGTTGTTATTCTAGCTAATACACACCTTTATTG GGACCCAGAATTGGCTGATGTCAAACTTGCACAAGCTAAGTATCTATTATCACGCTTAGCTCAGTTTAAAACTCTGGTGTCTGACAGACATGAGTGTGCACCGTCTGTCTTTTTGGCTGGTGACTTCAATTCAGTCCCAAATGATAAG GTCTACAAGTACCTTACTTCAGGCTACTCTTCCTCAGAAACACTGGCAGAACATACTGAAGAGCTACCAATTCCCCTATGCAGTGTGTATGCTGTTACAAGAGGGGAACCGGCATTTACAAACTGCACCCCGGACTTCACCGATACTCttgattatattttcttctctccaGCAGATTGCTTAAAACCAATTAGTACCCTTGAACTTCCAAACTCAGACTCCCCAGAAGTTGCTGGTTGTTTACCAAATTACTACCATCCAAGCGATCATCTTCCAATTGGTGCCGAATTTGAAATCACCAGGTGA
- the LOC123196625 gene encoding carbon catabolite repressor protein 4 homolog 4 isoform X2 — translation MSTKPALASPKFISVEGGDIHSRSKSDGVNFSLVSYNILAQVYVKSSLFPHSPSACLKWKNRSKAILTVLKNFDADFLCIQELDESDFYKANLKTDGYSSIYIQRSGQKRDGCGIFYKDNRAELLVEERIEYNDLAKSLQNENISYGNKQNDIPTIEDEDDDPKNGSSSKNNTSEDHGDLNDPYVRLKRDCVGIMAAFRLKGPFDHVVILANTHLYWDPELADVKLAQAKYLLSRLAQFKTLVSDRHECAPSVFLAGDFNSVPNDKVYKYLTSGYSSSETLAEHTEELPIPLCSVYAVTRGEPAFTNCTPDFTDTLDYIFFSPADCLKPISTLELPNSDSPEVAGCLPNYYHPSDHLPIGAEFEITR, via the exons ATGAGCACAAAGCCAGCGTTAGCAAGTCCAAAATTCATTTCTGTTGAAGGGGGTGATATCCATTCGAGGAGTAAAAGTGATG GTGTCAATTTCAGTCTTGTCTCCTATAACATATTAGCACAG GTTTATGTGAAGAGTTCTCTCTTTCCACACTCTCCATCTGCTTGCCTCAA GTGGAAGAACCGGTCAAAGGCAATTTTAACTGTTCTGAAGAACTTTGATGCTGACTTCCTATGCATACAG GAATTAGACGAGAGTGACTTTTACAAAGCAAATTTGAAGACTGATGGTTATTCTAGTATATATATTCAGAGAAGTGGGCAGAAGCGTGATGGGTGTGGAATTTTTTATAAGGACAATCG TGCAGAGTTGCTTGTTGAGGAAAGAATAGAGTATAATGATCTTGCAAAGTCActacaaaatgaaaatatttcatatGGTAACAAACAGAATGATATCCCAACCATagaggatgaagatgatgatccAAAGAATG GgtcatcatcaaaaaataatacttcAGAGGATCATGGAGATCTTAATGACCCTTATGTAAGGTTAAAACGTGACTGTGTAGGAATTATGGCTGCATTTAGACTTAAAGGACCATTTGATCATGTTGTTATTCTAGCTAATACACACCTTTATTG GGACCCAGAATTGGCTGATGTCAAACTTGCACAAGCTAAGTATCTATTATCACGCTTAGCTCAGTTTAAAACTCTGGTGTCTGACAGACATGAGTGTGCACCGTCTGTCTTTTTGGCTGGTGACTTCAATTCAGTCCCAAATGATAAG GTCTACAAGTACCTTACTTCAGGCTACTCTTCCTCAGAAACACTGGCAGAACATACTGAAGAGCTACCAATTCCCCTATGCAGTGTGTATGCTGTTACAAGAGGGGAACCGGCATTTACAAACTGCACCCCGGACTTCACCGATACTCttgattatattttcttctctccaGCAGATTGCTTAAAACCAATTAGTACCCTTGAACTTCCAAACTCAGACTCCCCAGAAGTTGCTGGTTGTTTACCAAATTACTACCATCCAAGCGATCATCTTCCAATTGGTGCCGAATTTGAAATCACCAGGTGA
- the LOC123196624 gene encoding coniferyl alcohol acyltransferase — MEVRASAVGNFVVNFNATSIVKALGPLPEPHILTLSNLDLLSGRFPVTYFYFYRSSSNIGAFKNSLAKTLNLFYPFAGRIIQNQSTNEPEIICDNSGALVLEANANIPLKDLDFYNLDRSLPGKLVSVKSELDFPVQVQVTSYTCGGSSISFTFDHALGDGTTFGKFLLSWSEIAQHKPVTCTPNHRRHLRARCPPTYHPSLDDTFVKCSLEEIINIPTRCNLLKRLYHVDASSVRRLHRLACVDNNSEKITKIEAFSAYVWKLMATAIDGCHKKCKMGWLVDGRSRLGGGQNQNSMANYMGNVLSLAVGEASVEELKRGSLSEIANNVRVIIAKATNEDHFLDLIDWVETHRPGLMLSRHVLGREGPSVVVSSGRRFPVAELDFGFGKPVLGTMSSTVEKIGVNYLNQRPSAKCDGSWTVSAILWPELVAALESDSIFQPMCAIHLQL; from the coding sequence ATGGAAGTAAGGGCTTCAGCAGTTGGAAATTTTGTAGTGAACTTCAATGCAACTAGTATTGTTAAAGCCTTAGGTCCCCTGCCAGAACCTCACATCCTCACTCTCTCAAACCTTGACTTACTTTCCGGCCGTTTTCCGGTGACATACTTCTACTTCTACCGCAGCTCCTCAAACATTGGCGCCTTCAAGAACTCCCTTGCCAAAACCCTGAATTTATTCTACCCTTTCGCTGGAAGAATCATTCAAAACCAAAGCACCAATGAGCCTGAGATCATCTGTGACAATAGTGGCGCTTTAGTTTTAGAAGCTAATGCAAATATTCCCCTTAAAGATCTAGATTTCTACAACCTTGATCGTTCTCTTCCAGGGAAGCTAGTTTCTGTGAAATCAGAACTGGATTTCCCTGTGCAAGTTCAAGTGACTAGTTACACTTGTGGAGGCTCTTCAATATCGTTCACATTCGATCATGCACTTGGAGATGGAACTACTTTCGGTAAGTTTCTTCTTTCTTGGTCTGAAATAGCTCAACACAAGCCGGTAACTTGCACACCAAATCATCGGAGACATCTTCGCGCTCGTTGCCCTCCAACTTATCACCCTTCTCTCGATGACACGTTTGTCAAGTGCAGCTTGGAGGAAATCATAAACATCCCCACAAGGTGCAACTTGCTCAAGCGTCTTTATCATGTTGATGCCTCAAGCGTTAGAAGATTGCACAGGCTTGCATGTGTTGATAACAACAGTGAGAAGATAACCAAAATCGAGGCTTTCTCTGCCTACGTCTGGAAGCTCATGGCTACTGCCATTGATGGCTGCCACAAGAAGTGCAAGATGGGTTGGTTAGTTGACGGACGCAGTAGACTTGGCGGGGGACAAAACCAAAACTCAATGGCGAATTACATGGGCAATGTCTTGTCTTTAGCTGTTGGAGAGGCCAGTGTTGAAGAACTGAAACGGGGTTCTTTATCAGAAATTGCTAATAATGTTAGAGTGATAATAGCAAAGGCAACAAATGAGGATCATTTCTTGGATTTGATTGATTGGGTTGAGACTCACAGGCCTGGATTAATGCTCTCAAGACATGTGTTGGGGAGAGAAGGTCCGTCAGTGGTTGTGTCATCAGGGCGGAGGTTCCCGGTGGCAGAACTGGATTTCGGGTTTGGCAAGCCAGTGCTCGGAACTATGAGCAGCACTGTAGAGAAGATCGGAGTTAATTACTTGAATCAAAGGCCAAGCGCTAAGTGTGACGGTTCCTGGACTGTTTCTGCCATACTGTGGCCAGAACTTGTTGCTGCACTGGAATCTGATTCAATTTTTCAACCCATGTGTGCTATTCACCTTCAACTTTAG
- the LOC123196808 gene encoding protein NUCLEAR FUSION DEFECTIVE 4-like translates to MAGQSRKWMILVATIWIQAFTGTNFDFSAYSSDLKSVLGISQLQLNYLATASDLGKVFGWSSGLALIYMPLWVVLFMAAFMGFFSYGLQWLVIRNVISLPYILVFLLCLLAGCSICWFNTVCFVLCIRNFPASRALALSLTVSFNGVSAALYTLAGNAINSSSSSLYLLLNALVPLITSLAALIPILRQPSLDPLPPDGVKRDSINFLILNFIAVFTGVYLLLFGSNSSAGPTARLFFGGALFLLAFPLFIPGIIYARDWFRRTIHSSFRLEGSGFILIDVDDLELHKELLSREASSHENGHLLSENNGSRHSISRQKSAESDGFCETVIGKDKLAMLGEEHSAKLLVRRLDFWLYYIAYFCGGTIGLVYSNNLGQIAQSLGQSSSTTTLLTLYSSFSFFGRLLSAAPDYIRAKMYFARTGWLAIALLPTPVALCLLAVSGKSMALHAGTALIGLSSGFIFAAAVSITSELFGPNSVGVNHNILITNIPIGSLVYGLLAAIVYDANVRPNAKGISTDSVVCMGRQCYFLTFLWWGCLSVLGLVCSVLLFLRTRPAYDRFERSRLTQLY, encoded by the exons ATGGCAGGACAGTCAAgaaaatggatgatattagtGGCCACGATTTGGATTCAAGCCTTCACGGGAACAAACTTTGATTTCTCTGCGTATTCATCGGATTTGAAATCCGTTTTGGGGATTTCCCAACTGCAGTTGAATTACTTGGCGACGGCCTCCGATTTAGGAAAGGTCTTCGGGTGGTCTTCAGGTTTGGCGCTCATATATATGCCTTTGTGGGTCGTTCTTTTCATGGCGGCTTTCATGGGATTCTTCAGTTACGGCCTTCAATGGCTTGTTATCAGAAATGTTATCTCTTTGCCTTATATTTTG GTGTTTCTTCTATGTTTGTTAGCGGGGTGCAGCATCTGTTGGTTCAACACAGTGTGTTTCGTACTTTGCATCAGAAATTTCCCTGCAAGTCGAGCTCTGGCTCTTTCACTTACAGTCAGCTTCAATGGAGTGAGTGCCGCCTTGTATACTCTTGCTGGCAATGCAATCAACTCTTCATCAAGTTCGTTATATCTCCTTTTAAACGCTCTTGTTCCTCTCATAACTTCTCTTGCAGCCCTCATTCCAATTCTTCGCCAGCCTTCTTTAGACCCTCTTCCTCCTGATGGAGTTAAACGTGACTCtatcaattttctcatattgAATTTCATCGCTGTTTTCACCGGTGTCTATCTCCTTCTTTTTGGATCAAACTCATCAGCTGGACCAACAGCTCGTCTCTTCTTTGGTGGAGCCCTTTTCCTTCTTGCTTTTCCATTGTTCATCCCCGGAATCATATATGCTCGAGACTGGTTTCGTCGCACCATCCATTCGAGCTTTCGCCTCGAAGGCTCTGGCTTCATTCTCATTGATGTTGATGATCTCGAGCTGCATAAAGAGCTTCTTTCCCGTGAGGCAAGTAGCCATGAAAATGGTCATCTTTTAAGCGAAAATAATGGTTCTAGGCATAGTATCTCTAGACAGAAGAGCGCTGAGAGTGATGGCTTCTGTGAGACAGTGATTGGGAAGGATAAATTAGCAATGCTTGGAGAAGAGCACTCGGCGAAATTGCTTGTACGCAGGCTGGATTTTTGGCTATATTACATTGCATATTTTTGTGGGGGAACCATTGGCCTTGTTTACAGCAACAATCTCGGTCAAATTGCACAATCTCTAGGACAAAGCTCCAGCACCACCACTCTTCTCACTCTCTATTCTTCCTTCTCCTTCTTCGGCCGCCTGCTCTCTGCTGCGCCAGACTACATCCGAGC TAAAATGTACTTTGCAAGAACAGGATGGCTGGCGATTGCGCTATTGCCAACTCCGGTGGCTTTATGTTTGCTGGCGGTATCCGGGAAGTCAATGGCACTACACGCAGGCACAGCACTGATTGGATTAAGCTCTGGGTTCATATTTGCCGCTGCAGTTTCCATAACATCAGAATTGTTTGGCCCGAATAGTGTAGGAGTCAATCACAACATTCTGATCACCAACATCCCGATAGGTTCACTTGTTTATGGCCTTCTTGCAGCCATAGTTTATGATGCCAATGTGAGGCCTAACGCTAAAGGTATCTCCACAGACTCGGTGGTGTGCATGGGGAGACAGTgttattttttaacctttttatgGTGGGGATGCCTATCCGTTCTGGGTTTGGTCTGTAGTGTGCTTTTGTTCTTGAGGACTAGGCCTGCTTATGATCGTTTTGAAAGGAGTCGCTTGACACAATTGTATTAA